In Oncorhynchus nerka isolate Pitt River linkage group LG26, Oner_Uvic_2.0, whole genome shotgun sequence, one DNA window encodes the following:
- the zgc:55558 gene encoding GTPase KRas, which translates to MTEYKLVVVGAGGVGKSALTIQLIQNHFVDEYDPTIEDSYRKQVVIDGETCLLDILDTAGQEEYSAMRDQYMRTGEGFLCVFAINNIKSFEDVHLYREQINRVKDSDSVPMVLVGNKSDLGSRSVESRQAQELARGYGVPFVETSAKTRQGVEEAFYSLVREIRRYKETNRSNKKSKKSTQRRCTIL; encoded by the exons ATGACTGAGTATAAGCTTGTTGTGGTGGGTGCTGGAGGTGTTGGGAAGAGTGCCTTAACTATCCAGCTCATCCAGAATCACTTTGTGGATGAATATGACCCCACCATCGAG GACTCGTACAGGAAGCAGGTGGTGATTGACGGAGAGACGTGTCTGCTGGACATCCTGGACACAGCCGGTCAGGAGGAGTACAGCGCCATGAGGGACCAGTACATGAGGACAGGGGAAGGCTTCCTTTGTGTGTTCGCCATCAACAACATCAAGTCCTTTGAGGACGTTCACCTGTACAG AGAACAGATCAACAGGGTGAAGGACAGTGACAGTGTGCCTATGGTGCTGGTGGGGAACAAGAGTGACCTGGGGAGTCGGAGCGTGGagagcaggcaggctcaggagcTGGCCCGCGGCTATGGTGTGCCCTTCGTGGAGACCTCTGCCAAAACCAGACAG GGCGTGGAGGAGGCGTTCTACTCTCTAGTCAGAGAGATCAGGAGGTATAAGGAAACCAACCGCAGCAACAAGAAGAGCAAGAAAAGCACTCAGAGACGTTGCACCATTctataa
- the LOC135564739 gene encoding B-cell receptor CD22-like: protein MGAGSLQPGNLVTWYSNLVIILLMTTGCLGQDNGSVTYTPRRVCSLEGSSVTMPCSYTFPKGHKVTTAFWFKGQVPGAESLDLNLNPEYKGRVEYLGDSNQLCTLRITDLRESDSGTYSFLFGTDVNPGGWMGNPGVRLNVTGLHVDLTPDLALDGEWADLTCGSCFLSENPNYTWYKDKQPLNYTNKVKVMANYLELDPVGREDAGSYSCAVSSREDSPGPAVILVVGYFPKNTSVSVTVSPSGEIVEGRSVTLTCSSDAKPPVDKYTWYKKNEERTGFSETGSGQSYIILNISNEDSGQYFCKTENQYGPLDSATVHLSIAGKPVFPWAPVVGVVAVLAAGALLVILYDTLKKRKTPRGMDFIGEAQMVPCGKPTHTAQSDDTYMTLNKRTMSPEYDTLANVRNTVG, encoded by the exons ATG GGTGCTGGATCTCTCCAACCTGGTAACCTGGTTACCTGGTACTCCAACCTGGTAATCATCCTGCTCATGACTACAG GGTGTCTGGGTCAGGACAACGGGAGTGTGACTTACACCCCCAGGAGAGTCTGCTCTTTAGAGGGCTCTTCTGTGACCATGCCCTGCTCTTACACATTTCCCAAGGGTCACAAAGTCACAACAGCTTTCTGGTTCAAAGGTCAAGTGCCTGGTGCGGAGTCTCTGGATCTGAATTTGAACCCTGAGTACAAAGGCCGTGTGGAGTATCTAGGGGACAGTAACCAACTCTGTACACTGAGAATCACAGACCTGAGAGAGAGCGATTCAGGAACCTACAGCTTCCTGTTTGGGACTGACGTCAATCCTGGGGGGTGGATGGGGAATCCAGGAGTCAGGTTAAATGTCACAG GGCTCCATGTTGATTTGACCCCTGACCTAGCTTTGGATGGCGAGTGGGCAGACCTGACCTGTGGCTCCTGCTTCTTGAGTGAAAATCCCAACTACACCTGGTACAAGGACAAACAGCCTTTGAACTACACCAACAAGGTCAAGGTTATGGCCAACTACCTGGAACTAGACCCGGTAGGCAGGGAAGATGCAGGCAGCTACTCCTGTGCGGTGAGCAGCAGAGAGGATTCCCCTGGTCCGGCAGTGATCCTTGTAGTGGGAT ACTTCCCAAAGAACACCTCAGTGTCAGTCACAGTCAGTCCCTCTGGTGAAATAGTGGAGGGCAGATCAGTGACTCTGACCTGCAGCAGTGATGCCAAGCCACCAGTGGACAAATACACCTGGTACAAGAAGAATGAAGAACGGACGGGGTTCTCAGAAACAGGATCAGGGCAGAGTTACATCATCCTTAACATCAGCAATGAGGACAGTGGGCAGTACTTCTGTAAGACTGAGAATCAATACGGACCACTTGACTCTGCAACTGTGCATCTCAGTATAGCAG GTAAACCAGTGTTTCCCTGGGCTCCCGTTGTGGGGGTGGTGGCTGTGTTGGCAGCTGGAGCTCTGCTCGTCATCCTCTATGACACACTGAAGAAGAG GAAAACCCCAAGAGGAATGGACTTTATAGGGGAGGCACAGATGGTACCTTGTGGTAAACCGACACACACGGCACAGTCTGATGACACGTACATGACTCTGAATAAAAGGACAATGTCTCCTGAGTATGACACTCTGGCT aaTGTCAGAAACACTGTTGGCTGA